A single genomic interval of Nostoc commune NIES-4072 harbors:
- a CDS encoding tocopherol cyclase family protein: MLTIPLNLLQSTQTPHSGYHWDGSSRRFFEGWYYRVTLPEIGQTFAFMYSIEDPIGGKPHSGGAAQILGPDDEYLWRTFPDVNKFWGSRDVLGLGHWGKTDLQIAPLYLLPAEFEHHVQEGYQATATLNQGIICDRATNNYCRWKYEIQPVYGWGNQNSIQQSTAGWVSFLQIFEPGWQILMAHGLASGKIDWNGKIYEFTNAPAYGEKNWGGAFPQKWFWLNCNCFEGEPDLALTAGGGRRGVLWWMESVAMIGLHYQGKFYEFVPWNSQVDWEIQPWGRWQMKATNSNYEIELTGTTDLAGTPLRAPTEDGLRYCCKDTMQGKLNLELRELNGRKSKIILKAESFLCGLEVGGGS, encoded by the coding sequence ATGTTAACTATTCCCCTAAATCTCCTCCAATCAACACAAACGCCCCATTCTGGTTATCACTGGGATGGTAGTAGTCGCCGCTTCTTTGAAGGTTGGTATTACCGCGTCACTTTACCGGAAATTGGGCAAACATTCGCCTTTATGTACTCTATCGAAGATCCCATTGGCGGTAAACCCCACAGTGGCGGTGCAGCCCAAATCCTCGGCCCAGATGATGAGTATTTATGGCGTACTTTTCCTGATGTGAATAAATTTTGGGGTAGTCGAGATGTCCTGGGTTTAGGTCATTGGGGTAAAACAGATTTGCAAATTGCTCCTCTATACTTGCTCCCAGCAGAGTTTGAGCATCATGTTCAAGAGGGATATCAAGCCACAGCCACCTTGAATCAAGGAATCATTTGCGATCGCGCCACCAATAATTATTGCCGTTGGAAGTATGAAATTCAACCAGTATACGGTTGGGGTAATCAAAATAGCATTCAGCAATCAACTGCTGGCTGGGTGTCATTTTTGCAGATTTTTGAACCTGGATGGCAAATTTTGATGGCTCACGGTTTAGCCAGTGGAAAAATTGACTGGAATGGCAAAATCTACGAATTCACCAACGCGCCAGCCTACGGCGAGAAAAATTGGGGTGGTGCTTTTCCTCAAAAATGGTTTTGGCTAAATTGTAATTGCTTTGAAGGCGAACCTGACTTAGCATTAACTGCTGGCGGTGGACGGCGCGGTGTGCTGTGGTGGATGGAATCTGTAGCGATGATTGGGTTGCACTATCAAGGCAAGTTTTATGAATTCGTTCCCTGGAATTCACAAGTAGATTGGGAAATTCAGCCTTGGGGTAGATGGCAAATGAAAGCTACCAACTCTAATTATGAAATTGAATTGACAGGAACCACGGATTTAGCTGGTACACCTCTGCGTGCGCCCACAGAGGATGGTTTAAGATACTGTTGCAAAGACACCATGCAAGGAAAGTTAAATTTAGAGTTACGAGAACTAAATGGGAGAAA
- a CDS encoding J domain-containing protein: MRDDLDINHAYEILGLEPGASQAQLKRAYRQLVKIWHPDRFLEQKQKQEAEEKIKSINSAYNKLKSESPSEPPISENLSSSSRKNPTKISVNRWDAETFYSLGVENATEGRYEDAIADFTHAIRLNPHYVEAYKYRGLVCSQLGYEYRAASDLNKAAQIEEELTNPGAARRVRSPRYVSKPRPLLERFCQKIKKILRLNRRWR; the protein is encoded by the coding sequence ATGCGCGATGACCTCGATATCAATCATGCTTATGAAATTCTTGGGTTGGAACCGGGTGCATCACAAGCACAACTAAAGCGAGCTTACCGTCAACTGGTGAAAATTTGGCATCCCGATCGCTTTCTTGAGCAAAAGCAAAAACAAGAAGCTGAGGAAAAAATCAAATCAATCAACTCAGCTTACAACAAGCTCAAATCAGAAAGTCCATCTGAGCCTCCTATTTCTGAAAATCTATCTTCATCTTCGCGTAAAAATCCCACAAAAATATCTGTGAATCGTTGGGATGCTGAAACTTTCTATAGTTTAGGGGTAGAAAATGCTACAGAAGGAAGGTATGAGGATGCGATCGCAGATTTCACCCATGCAATTCGTCTCAATCCTCACTATGTTGAGGCGTATAAATATCGTGGGCTAGTTTGTTCACAACTGGGATACGAATATAGAGCCGCTTCCGATTTAAATAAAGCTGCACAAATAGAAGAAGAGTTAACAAATCCGGGTGCTGCACGGAGAGTGCGATCGCCTAGATATGTATCAAAACCTAGACCTCTGCTAGAAAGATTTTGTCAGAAGATTAAAAAGATATTGCGGCTAAATCGGCGTTGGAGATGA